AGCAATTGTTCCATCACCAGAAGGAGCAGCTTCTGTTGTGTAAGTTACTTCATCGTAATCCAGTTTTGTACCATTGATATCTACAGAGTATGCAGCTTTAACAAAAGTAGAACCTTCTTCACCGGTGTAACCATCTTTAACAGCAGCATATGCAGCAGCAGCAGCCATTGCGCCCTGATCAACTACATCCCACAGCATCATCCATGGGCAAACGAATTCGCTTGCATTGTCATCTTTAGATTGTGGGCAGTATTTGGACATTTCAGATGGCAGACCTAAACCTGTCAATTTGATGTCTACGTTAGCTGTGCTCAATGTAGCACCAGCAGCGGAGATACCTACAGTTGTAGGTGAAATGATAACGTCAACTTTATTTTCAGATACAAAAGCGTTTGCTTGTGTAGTAGAAATTGTTGGGTCATCGTTACCATATTTTTTATCCAACTCAGCACTTACTTTACCTTTGTACATATCTTTGGACAATTCTTTTTCCATATCTGCGATCCAGCCGTTCTGTACTGGAGTATCAACTGCAGCGGAGAGAACACCAAATTTCAGTTCATCGCCAGAGTAGGAAGACAGAGCTTCTGTAACAGCAGCTTCCATACCGTCTTCTTCCATATCTTCAGAATATTCTTTACCCAAAGCGATCAATGTAGCAGATCTAACCAGGTATGCACCAACGTCAGCGGAAGATGCTTGGTTGATATGAGTAATACGGAATTCTGGAGCGATTTCGGAGTCAACAGATACTACTTTGATTCCAGCTTCTTCACATTTTTTGAATACTTCATCGTAACCAGTATCACTGTTAGCGGAAATAGTCAAAGAAGCGATTTTCTGAGTAACACATTCTTCAATC
This is a stretch of genomic DNA from Clostridium facile. It encodes these proteins:
- a CDS encoding substrate-binding domain-containing protein produces the protein MKKALALLLAATMTAGVLAGCGGSNNDTTSGGGGSSTTGGGMEGAHVFMFKSAGNHFGELMYDGFEAYIKAQGGTAQEKSPAQPTVADQVKLIEECVTQKIASLTISANSDTGYDEVFKKCEEAGIKVVSVDSEIAPEFRITHINQASSADVGAYLVRSATLIALGKEYSEDMEEDGMEAAVTEALSSYSGDELKFGVLSAAVDTPVQNGWIADMEKELSKDMYKGKVSAELDKKYGNDDPTISTTQANAFVSENKVDVIISPTTVGISAAGATLSTANVDIKLTGLGLPSEMSKYCPQSKDDNASEFVCPWMMLWDVVDQGAMAAAAAYAAVKDGYTGEEGSTFVKAAYSVDINGTKLDYDEVTYTTEAAPSGDGTIATLGAPTVWWKGNMETYSFL